The following proteins come from a genomic window of Nostoc sp. ATCC 53789:
- a CDS encoding IS630 family transposase codes for MSAPLRVRLTDLEDLTLLELRSATTVPQRTRERAHIIRLNAQGWNVPAIAKIFECHEHTVRATLRRWENKGLGGLWETSGRGAKCKWLEADLAYLEDCLEVEPRTYNSLQLSEKLAQDRNVQLSPSRLRRLLKKKWKWKRTRHTHKRKQDPEKRRIKQADLDTLKQAAVEGYVELKYLDESGCCRWSPVSYSYSRIGSQKQMAQVGSRGGRISILGLWQPQVSFEYALVQGGFKTKRYIEVMDWVAAKAQNTLVETGRISVIVHDNGSLHTSKKAKQKWLEWQEKGLFVFFLPPYCSEMNRIEEEWHQLKTHEIAGQMFDNNYDLAMAIIDGMEARSVKGEYALERLIFNCA; via the coding sequence ATGTCTGCTCCATTGCGAGTTAGATTAACAGATTTAGAAGATTTGACGCTTTTGGAGTTACGGTCAGCGACAACAGTTCCTCAACGGACACGAGAGCGTGCCCACATAATTCGATTAAATGCCCAAGGATGGAATGTACCAGCGATAGCTAAAATTTTTGAGTGTCACGAACATACGGTACGAGCAACACTGAGGCGTTGGGAAAATAAGGGTTTGGGAGGACTGTGGGAAACTTCCGGGCGAGGAGCAAAGTGCAAATGGCTTGAGGCAGACTTAGCATATTTAGAGGATTGCTTAGAGGTAGAGCCCCGTACTTATAACAGTTTGCAGTTATCAGAAAAATTGGCTCAAGATAGAAATGTGCAATTGAGTCCGTCTCGTTTGCGACGTTTGCTCAAAAAAAAGTGGAAATGGAAACGCACCCGCCATACTCATAAGAGAAAACAAGACCCAGAAAAACGACGAATTAAGCAAGCAGACCTAGATACCTTAAAGCAAGCGGCAGTAGAGGGTTATGTCGAGCTTAAGTATCTTGATGAGTCTGGGTGTTGTCGTTGGAGTCCCGTTAGCTATAGTTACAGTCGTATCGGTAGCCAAAAACAAATGGCACAAGTTGGTAGCCGTGGTGGTCGCATTAGTATTTTGGGTTTATGGCAACCCCAAGTCAGTTTTGAATATGCCTTGGTTCAAGGTGGGTTCAAAACAAAACGCTACATCGAGGTTATGGATTGGGTTGCAGCTAAGGCACAAAACACTTTAGTTGAAACTGGTCGCATCAGTGTTATTGTTCACGATAATGGTTCCTTACATACCAGTAAGAAAGCAAAACAAAAATGGCTTGAGTGGCAGGAAAAAGGATTATTCGTTTTCTTTTTACCACCTTATTGTTCCGAAATGAATCGGATAGAGGAAGAGTGGCATCAACTAAAAACTCATGAAATTGCTGGACAAATGTTTGACAATAACTACGATTTGGCTATGGCAATTATTGATGGCATGGAAGCTAGAAGCGTAAAGGGGGAATATGCCCTTGAGCGTCTTATATTTAATTGTGCCTAG
- a CDS encoding peptidylprolyl isomerase, which translates to MTEAIQIGNRTITASELISLLGNYQMLPQLQRELIIDEAIEQNSRSEKIAIECTPEEIAQAKQQFYVEKQFKNEEDIQAWMAHQGLTTEQLEVITTRKLKIEKFKQATWGNKLESYFFQSKAKLDKVIYSLLRTQDVGIAQELYFRIQAKENSFADLAREYSLGPEAQTGGLVGPIELNALHPVMVQMLSSSQPGQILPPTRIAEWFVILRLEKFIPAQLDEFMKVRLLNELFETWLQEQQKRIMSAPQGEKGIEGQGEGDKA; encoded by the coding sequence ATGACTGAAGCGATCCAAATCGGTAATCGTACAATCACAGCAAGTGAGCTGATTTCCTTGCTAGGAAATTACCAAATGCTGCCACAGTTGCAGAGAGAATTGATCATCGATGAGGCCATAGAGCAAAATTCCCGCTCCGAGAAGATAGCAATAGAGTGTACACCTGAGGAAATAGCCCAAGCCAAACAGCAGTTTTACGTTGAAAAACAGTTCAAAAATGAAGAAGACATCCAGGCTTGGATGGCACATCAAGGGCTAACTACCGAACAGCTAGAAGTTATTACAACTCGTAAGCTTAAAATTGAAAAATTCAAGCAAGCCACTTGGGGTAATAAACTGGAATCCTACTTTTTTCAGTCCAAAGCAAAACTAGACAAAGTAATTTATTCCCTACTGCGAACCCAGGATGTGGGAATTGCCCAAGAACTTTACTTTCGGATTCAGGCAAAAGAAAATTCTTTTGCTGACTTGGCGCGTGAATATTCGCTCGGGCCAGAAGCCCAAACTGGCGGCTTAGTAGGTCCGATTGAACTGAATGCACTACATCCGGTAATGGTGCAAATGCTATCTAGCAGTCAACCAGGTCAGATATTGCCCCCTACCCGCATCGCCGAGTGGTTCGTGATTTTGCGGCTGGAAAAATTTATCCCCGCACAACTAGATGAATTTATGAAAGTCCGACTACTGAATGAACTCTTTGAAACCTGGTTACAAGAACAGCAAAAGCGAATCATGTCTGCACCACAAGGGGAGAAGGGCATAGAAGGACAGGGGGAGGGCGATAAAGCTTAA
- a CDS encoding IS110 family transposase — protein sequence MAKKRQSPNQASKLDPIHPNAAGIDIGAQNHWVCVPSGRANECVRRFGCYTADLYAIADWLTESGVETVAMESTGVYWIPLFQILETRGFEVKLVNAHHVKTLPGRKTDVLDCQWLQQLHSYGLLSGSFRPEDEICILRSYIRQRDSLIRSASVHIQRMQKALTQMNIQLHQAVSDITGTTGMTIIRAIVGGEHDPQVLAAKKHHRVKRSEAEIAAALNGDYRKEHLFVLQQELHLYDVYQSQIAECDRQIEECLSQFNDKIDISQSPLSPPKHIRHKPQGNEPAFDLRTHLYRMSGVDFTRVDGLGVLTVQIILSEVGLDPSRFPTVKHFTSWLGLCPGSRITGGKIKSSQTRPVVNRAANAFRMAAQTAGKSHSALGAFYRRLRSRLGSPKAITATAHKIARIFYKLWTTGGDYTDPGMDYYEQRYRERMVNNLHKKAQAFGFELIPQSSENLVS from the coding sequence ATGGCGAAAAAACGGCAATCTCCCAATCAAGCATCTAAACTAGATCCGATTCACCCAAATGCTGCTGGTATTGATATTGGTGCCCAAAATCATTGGGTATGTGTGCCATCAGGACGTGCCAACGAATGTGTGAGACGTTTTGGTTGTTACACGGCTGATTTGTACGCGATCGCAGATTGGTTAACTGAGTCTGGGGTTGAGACTGTAGCAATGGAATCAACAGGTGTGTACTGGATTCCATTGTTTCAAATTTTGGAGACTCGTGGCTTTGAGGTCAAGCTGGTCAATGCTCACCACGTCAAAACTCTACCTGGGCGCAAAACAGATGTTTTAGACTGCCAATGGCTGCAACAGTTGCACAGTTATGGATTGTTGTCAGGTTCTTTTCGTCCAGAAGATGAAATTTGTATTTTACGTAGCTATATCCGCCAACGTGATAGTCTCATCAGAAGTGCCAGTGTACATATCCAACGGATGCAGAAAGCTTTAACTCAAATGAACATACAACTGCATCAAGCAGTCAGTGATATTACAGGTACTACGGGTATGACAATCATACGTGCTATTGTCGGCGGGGAACATGACCCGCAAGTACTTGCAGCTAAAAAACATCATCGCGTCAAACGTAGTGAAGCGGAAATTGCAGCTGCGCTTAATGGTGATTACCGAAAAGAACATTTGTTCGTCTTACAACAAGAGCTACATCTCTATGATGTCTACCAATCCCAAATCGCCGAATGTGACCGTCAGATTGAGGAGTGCTTAAGTCAATTTAACGACAAAATTGATATTTCTCAGTCACCTCTTTCTCCACCCAAGCATATTCGTCATAAACCTCAAGGTAATGAACCTGCGTTTGATTTGCGTACTCATCTTTACCGCATGAGTGGAGTAGATTTTACCCGCGTTGACGGTCTTGGTGTCCTGACAGTACAAATTATTCTTTCTGAAGTTGGTTTAGATCCCAGTCGGTTCCCCACAGTCAAACACTTTACTTCTTGGCTTGGTCTTTGCCCTGGCAGCCGCATTACTGGTGGCAAAATTAAAAGTTCTCAAACTCGTCCTGTAGTCAACCGCGCCGCCAATGCTTTCCGCATGGCAGCACAAACTGCTGGTAAAAGTCATTCTGCTTTGGGTGCGTTTTATCGTCGCTTACGTTCTCGACTTGGCTCTCCTAAAGCTATTACTGCTACCGCTCATAAGATTGCCCGGATTTTTTACAAACTTTGGACAACCGGAGGAGATTATACCGATCCTGGTATGGATTATTATGAGCAACGTTATCGTGAGCGAATGGTTAATAATCTCCACAAAAAAGCCCAGGCTTTTGGTTTTGAGTTGATTCCTCAATCCTCAGAAAATCTGGTTTCTTAG
- a CDS encoding IS630 family transposase, whose amino-acid sequence MAGRQKTYKVQLTEEEKELLQQQANARKTGQSKGKRAKIILTTAENSDWTDAQIAQNIGCSQALVRKWRKRWCQTRSLEEAPRPGRPRIFEAIIRAKVTAFALRVAAGIACSNPTDFDLPLARWSCSDIAAHLVTLGIVVSIATSTVWRWLKSERIKPWRFHTWMHRIDDNFVAKATPVLKLYAQAKFLIKAGFWVVCVDEKTSIQARSGLHPNIGAGVKQPVHFAARYARKGATHLFAALSVADGLIYGCCRPTKTFLDFQGFLLEVLIPEAIRRGMRHIYLILDNGSTHAPKQLQAWLNQKQKEDGWNFTVEVVWLPKYASWLDQIEIWFSILQRKLLTPNDFPDLKTLQQRITDFIVRHNDSAQPIKWSYTVAQMMEKFATN is encoded by the coding sequence ATGGCTGGTCGGCAAAAAACCTACAAGGTGCAGCTAACAGAAGAGGAAAAAGAACTGTTGCAGCAGCAAGCGAATGCCCGAAAAACAGGGCAAAGCAAAGGCAAACGAGCCAAAATAATACTTACAACTGCTGAAAATTCAGATTGGACAGATGCTCAAATTGCTCAAAATATCGGCTGTTCACAAGCCCTTGTTCGGAAATGGCGCAAACGTTGGTGTCAAACTCGTAGTCTAGAAGAAGCACCCCGTCCAGGTCGTCCTCGGATATTTGAAGCAATTATACGAGCAAAAGTTACTGCGTTCGCGCTTCGCGTTGCCGCAGGCATCGCTTGCAGCAACCCAACGGATTTTGATCTTCCCTTGGCGAGGTGGAGTTGTAGCGATATTGCAGCACATCTAGTCACGCTAGGCATTGTAGTATCCATAGCGACTTCAACAGTCTGGCGATGGCTAAAATCTGAGCGGATAAAACCTTGGCGGTTTCATACTTGGATGCATCGGATTGATGATAATTTTGTTGCAAAAGCAACCCCTGTACTTAAACTGTATGCTCAGGCAAAATTTTTGATTAAAGCTGGATTCTGGGTGGTATGTGTGGATGAAAAAACTTCCATCCAAGCACGATCCGGCTTACATCCAAATATTGGGGCAGGTGTCAAACAACCAGTTCACTTTGCAGCCAGATATGCCCGAAAAGGAGCAACACATCTTTTTGCGGCTTTGAGCGTTGCTGATGGTCTGATTTATGGTTGTTGTCGCCCAACAAAAACATTCCTTGATTTTCAAGGATTTCTTTTAGAAGTATTGATACCAGAAGCCATTCGTCGGGGTATGCGCCATATTTATTTAATCCTTGACAACGGCTCTACCCATGCCCCAAAACAATTACAGGCTTGGTTGAATCAGAAGCAAAAAGAAGACGGTTGGAATTTTACGGTGGAAGTGGTCTGGCTACCAAAATATGCTTCATGGTTAGATCAAATTGAAATTTGGTTCAGCATTTTACAACGTAAATTACTGACTCCAAATGATTTTCCTGACCTCAAGACCTTACAGCAACGTATAACTGATTTCATCGTCCGTCACAATGATTCAGCCCAACCAATCAAATGGTCATATACAGTAGCCCAGATGATGGAGAAATTCGCTACGAATTAA
- the dapB gene encoding 4-hydroxy-tetrahydrodipicolinate reductase — MTNQAPIPVIVNGAAGKMGREVIKVVAQAPDLNLVGAIDHSLEHQDKDAGELAGLSEPLEVPITNQLEPMLGYVAGDRQSPPGVIVDFTHPDSVYDNIRSAIAYGIRPVVGTTGLSPEQIQDLADFADKASTGCLIIPNFSIGMVLLQQAAIAASKYFDHVEIIELHHNQKADAPSGTAIQTAQLLGELGKTFNPALVEETEKLPGARGSIADEGIRIHSVRLPGLIAHQEVIFGAAGQIYTLRHDTSDRACYMPGVLLAIRKVLALKSLVYGLEKIL; from the coding sequence ATGACGAATCAAGCTCCTATTCCGGTTATTGTCAACGGTGCTGCTGGTAAAATGGGCCGTGAGGTGATTAAGGTAGTGGCGCAAGCGCCTGACTTAAACCTAGTGGGTGCAATTGACCACAGTTTGGAACATCAAGATAAAGACGCTGGAGAATTAGCGGGTTTAAGCGAACCCCTGGAAGTGCCAATTACCAATCAATTGGAACCAATGTTAGGGTATGTAGCTGGCGACAGACAGTCTCCTCCAGGGGTAATTGTAGACTTTACTCATCCCGATTCAGTTTATGACAATATTCGTAGTGCGATCGCCTACGGTATTCGTCCTGTAGTTGGAACCACTGGGTTAAGTCCAGAACAAATTCAAGACTTGGCAGACTTTGCCGACAAAGCTAGCACTGGTTGTCTAATTATTCCTAATTTTTCCATTGGTATGGTGCTGTTACAACAAGCCGCGATCGCAGCCTCAAAATATTTTGACCATGTGGAAATTATCGAACTGCATCACAACCAAAAAGCTGATGCTCCCAGTGGTACTGCCATTCAAACGGCGCAGTTACTAGGAGAATTGGGTAAAACTTTTAACCCTGCTCTTGTAGAAGAGACGGAGAAATTACCAGGGGCGAGGGGCAGTATAGCAGATGAAGGGATTAGAATTCATAGCGTGCGCTTGCCAGGACTGATTGCTCATCAAGAAGTTATTTTTGGCGCAGCAGGACAGATTTATACTTTACGACATGACACGAGCGATCGCGCTTGCTATATGCCAGGAGTGCTACTAGCGATTCGCAAAGTCTTAGCGCTAAAGTCGTTAGTATATGGATTAGAAAAGATACTTTAG
- a CDS encoding phosphate ABC transporter permease yields the protein MLVPLTRQKFEQVIPLIATGLQYKYYWGKFSNFLQRLLISVVAIVVLLLVTVIFKLEFASIVFVLGVVSAFFWLWYPVFQASMRNLQCRRYKYGGFFRGRVLDWWITDQLMGKQETVNSKGQLVIVENREKQINLEVGDETGFTIEFVAPLRPAHKVIARGQIAEMVVLSNRADLSSIEQFSDIYIPSRDLWISDYPYLRRDFFNEVGRRLREDQQQKPRRRRRRDED from the coding sequence ATGTTAGTACCACTGACTCGCCAGAAATTTGAACAAGTTATCCCCCTAATTGCCACTGGTTTGCAGTACAAGTACTATTGGGGGAAGTTTTCAAATTTTTTGCAACGGCTGTTAATTTCTGTAGTTGCCATAGTTGTTCTATTGCTTGTGACAGTCATTTTTAAACTTGAGTTTGCTTCAATAGTATTTGTGCTGGGGGTAGTTAGCGCTTTTTTTTGGCTGTGGTATCCAGTGTTTCAAGCAAGTATGCGGAATTTGCAATGCCGCCGTTATAAGTATGGCGGCTTTTTCCGTGGTCGAGTCCTAGATTGGTGGATCACAGACCAGTTGATGGGGAAACAAGAAACAGTCAACAGCAAGGGCCAACTGGTAATTGTGGAAAACCGAGAAAAACAAATTAACTTAGAGGTGGGTGATGAAACAGGATTTACCATTGAGTTTGTAGCACCATTACGTCCTGCTCATAAAGTTATTGCTCGCGGTCAAATTGCCGAAATGGTAGTGCTGTCAAATCGTGCAGATTTAAGCAGTATTGAACAATTCAGCGATATATATATTCCCAGTCGTGACCTGTGGATTAGTGATTATCCTTATCTGCGGCGGGATTTCTTTAACGAAGTCGGTCGTCGCTTGCGTGAAGACCAACAACAAAAACCGCGTCGTCGCCGTCGTAGAGACGAGGATTGA
- a CDS encoding right-handed parallel beta-helix repeat-containing protein → MVITGFNLSAYFAIPLVLSLLAKGENIKVSLVENVHQVSTNKEMILSSRQLISTKTTPKTYYVSGTGNDTNSGLSNSSPFRTIQKAANRTNPGDTVLIMNGVYRNASPNGQVVSITRSGKANAWIKFKAYPGHRPKIKHNGWNGILIHSGASYIEINGLEVIGNNDNVTLDYAMSQKTNKLNPLTNGNCINVDGRKSGHTHHIRIVNNKVHKCGGAGISTIESDYVTINNNVVFDNAWYSVYGCSGISMLSNWNFDKNRGYKMFVTNNKTYNNRMFIPWIAVGKITDGNGIIIDTSRNNQNNSKLGVYKGRTLVKNNLTFNNGGSGIHTFLSDHVDIVNNTAVLNNQSPEIKDGQIFANVSSDVRILRNILYAYPGKAVNSINKNKNVIYDYNIYLNRSKVSLKGTHDIVADSQFLKKYPTLEKISGNWKWRLDKQNLPMQTYAESDLLGFACGSVTYRLKGKIIKVGCSR, encoded by the coding sequence GTGGTAATTACAGGTTTCAACTTAAGTGCATACTTTGCAATTCCCTTAGTATTGAGTCTCTTGGCTAAGGGAGAAAATATAAAAGTATCTTTAGTTGAAAACGTCCATCAAGTATCTACTAACAAGGAAATGATCTTATCCAGTCGCCAGCTAATCAGCACTAAGACGACACCGAAAACATACTATGTTAGTGGTACTGGAAACGACACAAATAGCGGACTCTCTAATTCATCCCCCTTTAGGACAATTCAAAAGGCAGCAAATCGGACCAATCCTGGGGACACCGTACTGATTATGAACGGAGTGTACAGGAATGCAAGCCCAAATGGGCAGGTAGTATCTATTACTCGCTCTGGAAAAGCAAACGCATGGATTAAGTTTAAAGCATATCCTGGGCATCGTCCGAAAATTAAGCACAATGGATGGAATGGAATTTTGATTCACAGTGGAGCGTCATATATTGAGATAAATGGGCTTGAAGTCATAGGGAACAATGACAATGTAACCCTAGATTATGCAATGAGTCAGAAAACTAACAAACTAAACCCCCTCACTAATGGAAACTGCATCAACGTAGATGGACGAAAAAGTGGTCATACTCACCATATACGTATTGTCAACAACAAGGTACACAAGTGTGGAGGAGCAGGCATTTCAACCATTGAATCAGACTACGTGACAATAAATAATAACGTGGTGTTCGATAATGCCTGGTACAGTGTTTATGGTTGCAGTGGTATTTCCATGTTGAGCAATTGGAATTTTGACAAAAATCGGGGATACAAGATGTTTGTAACCAACAACAAGACCTATAACAATCGCATGTTCATCCCTTGGATTGCAGTCGGAAAGATCACAGATGGTAATGGCATTATTATCGATACATCAAGAAATAATCAAAATAACTCAAAGTTGGGTGTATATAAAGGACGCACTTTAGTTAAAAACAATCTTACATTTAATAATGGTGGTTCAGGTATTCATACATTTTTAAGCGATCATGTTGATATTGTAAATAATACTGCTGTTTTAAATAATCAAAGTCCCGAAATTAAAGATGGGCAAATATTTGCTAATGTCTCATCTGATGTCAGGATTTTAAGGAACATTCTTTATGCTTATCCTGGCAAAGCTGTTAATAGTATTAATAAAAATAAAAACGTTATTTACGATTACAATATATACCTTAATCGTTCTAAGGTAAGTCTTAAGGGAACTCACGATATTGTTGCAGACTCACAGTTTTTAAAAAAGTATCCCACTTTAGAAAAAATATCTGGCAATTGGAAATGGCGACTAGATAAACAAAATCTGCCTATGCAAACTTATGCAGAGTCTGATTTGTTAGGTTTTGCTTGTGGATCTGTTACCTATCGTTTAAAAGGGAAAATCATCAAAGTGGGATGCTCTCGTTAG
- a CDS encoding precorrin-8X methylmutase, with amino-acid sequence MEWHVTDAQSLAIIDNEIENHVFSPAEYEIVRRVIYSTADFEYKSLIRFSERALQAGAAALAARTTIVVDVPMVQVGIASEIQNTFANPVYCSMEALTRPQKEKTRAAWGIETLAKRYPEGIFVIGQAQTALTALVDLIEAEEIRPALIIATPVGFVNVDEAKARLQDSLVPHITIESRKGNAVVAAAIVDGLVDLAWQAYGQDGNRGS; translated from the coding sequence ATGGAATGGCACGTAACTGATGCTCAAAGTTTAGCAATCATTGATAATGAAATTGAAAATCATGTCTTTTCACCCGCAGAATATGAGATTGTGCGGCGGGTAATATACTCTACAGCTGACTTTGAGTATAAGTCTTTGATTCGTTTCTCTGAGCGTGCCTTACAAGCAGGAGCAGCAGCATTAGCCGCACGTACCACGATTGTGGTAGATGTCCCGATGGTACAAGTAGGTATTGCATCTGAGATTCAAAACACCTTTGCTAATCCGGTGTATTGCAGCATGGAAGCTCTGACACGCCCTCAAAAAGAAAAAACTCGGGCAGCATGGGGAATCGAAACCTTAGCAAAGCGTTATCCAGAGGGCATTTTTGTGATTGGTCAAGCACAAACAGCACTAACAGCACTAGTTGATTTAATTGAGGCTGAGGAAATTAGACCCGCTTTGATAATTGCGACTCCAGTAGGATTTGTCAATGTTGATGAAGCGAAAGCGCGTTTACAAGACTCCTTAGTTCCCCATATTACAATTGAGAGTCGTAAAGGTAATGCAGTTGTCGCAGCTGCGATCGTTGATGGATTGGTAGACTTGGCTTGGCAAGCTTATGGACAAGATGGAAATCGGGGGAGCTAG
- a CDS encoding TPM domain-containing protein has protein sequence MQSCFWRRILLSITVFFLAGSIWVMNSPPALAYDNPELLPDTFTPVVDLAKSLPVLQEEKLVKDLEQFEADTGWKLRVLTQYDRTPGRAVIKYWGLDDKSILLVADSRGGNILSFSVGDAVYELLPRTFWIELQTRFGNLYFVREQGEDQAILQALESVKGCLLKGGCNVVPGLPREQWILTLITSVIGGIICGFAAQPREKGQVFAWQWALIFSPLWGILFIAFGIGPVVTRTSDWLPLVRNISGFIIGVLVAYLSPVFSRPSSSNEL, from the coding sequence ATGCAATCTTGTTTTTGGCGACGAATTCTGCTATCTATTACAGTCTTTTTTCTGGCTGGGTCAATTTGGGTCATGAATTCTCCCCCAGCATTGGCTTATGACAATCCTGAGTTACTCCCTGACACCTTTACCCCAGTTGTAGACTTAGCTAAATCTCTGCCTGTGCTGCAAGAAGAAAAGCTTGTCAAAGATTTAGAACAGTTTGAAGCCGATACAGGCTGGAAACTGCGAGTATTGACCCAGTATGACCGCACCCCAGGCCGGGCAGTTATAAAATATTGGGGTTTGGATGACAAAAGCATTTTACTAGTTGCCGATTCTCGTGGCGGTAACATCCTCAGTTTTAGCGTCGGCGATGCTGTTTATGAACTTTTACCCAGGACATTCTGGATAGAACTGCAAACCCGCTTCGGTAATTTGTACTTTGTCCGCGAACAAGGCGAAGACCAAGCCATTCTGCAAGCTTTAGAATCTGTTAAAGGCTGTTTGCTCAAAGGTGGTTGCAATGTTGTTCCCGGACTACCACGAGAGCAATGGATTCTCACCTTGATTACCTCAGTTATTGGTGGGATAATTTGTGGATTTGCAGCTCAACCCCGCGAGAAAGGACAAGTTTTTGCTTGGCAATGGGCTTTAATTTTCTCACCTTTATGGGGGATCTTATTTATTGCCTTTGGTATTGGCCCAGTGGTAACACGTACAAGCGACTGGCTACCTCTAGTTCGCAATATCTCTGGCTTTATTATCGGTGTCTTGGTTGCCTACTTATCTCCTGTTTTCAGCCGACCTTCTTCTAGTAATGAGTTATAA
- a CDS encoding DUF948 domain-containing protein yields MIDPLFWLGLSLLLVATSLTAVLVAAIPALQELARAARSAEKLFDTLSRELPPTLEAIRVTGLEITDLTDDVSEGVKSASKVAKQVDQSLDSARIQAQNLQVGTRSIFVGAKAAWRNFTRPKPTRRNSDRLPSNEQPPLTLREREVLRQENRRIKTEVYRANEGYDDAANWETNFDDED; encoded by the coding sequence GTGATTGATCCCCTGTTTTGGTTGGGACTCTCCTTACTTCTAGTCGCCACAAGCTTGACTGCGGTTTTAGTGGCGGCAATACCCGCTTTGCAAGAGTTAGCACGCGCTGCTCGCAGTGCAGAAAAGCTATTTGATACACTCTCACGAGAGTTACCGCCCACTCTAGAAGCTATTCGCGTAACTGGTTTGGAAATAACTGACTTAACTGATGATGTTAGTGAAGGTGTCAAAAGTGCCAGTAAAGTAGCCAAACAAGTCGATCAAAGCCTTGATAGTGCAAGAATTCAGGCTCAAAATCTGCAAGTAGGTACACGCAGCATCTTTGTTGGCGCGAAAGCTGCTTGGAGAAACTTCACACGCCCAAAACCGACGAGACGAAATAGCGATCGCTTGCCAAGCAATGAACAACCACCACTAACGTTGCGAGAACGAGAAGTGCTAAGGCAAGAAAATCGCCGCATAAAAACAGAAGTATACCGCGCTAACGAAGGTTACGACGACGCTGCTAACTGGGAAACCAATTTTGATGACGAAGATTGA
- a CDS encoding YtxH domain-containing protein, giving the protein MSNNRSGVFIGGLMLGATIGALTGLLVAPRTGRETRKILKKSANAIPELAEDLSTSVQIQADRLSASALRNWDETLDRLREAIAAGVDATQKESQILQRQTSPEDSDYLPQPLERS; this is encoded by the coding sequence ATGTCTAATAACCGTTCTGGAGTATTTATTGGCGGTTTGATGCTGGGAGCTACCATCGGTGCTTTAACCGGTTTGCTCGTGGCTCCACGTACAGGGCGTGAAACGCGTAAAATCTTGAAGAAATCTGCCAATGCTATCCCAGAATTGGCAGAAGATTTATCAACGAGTGTGCAAATCCAAGCAGATCGTCTCTCTGCCAGCGCACTACGAAACTGGGATGAGACGTTAGATCGATTACGGGAAGCGATCGCAGCAGGTGTAGATGCCACTCAGAAGGAAAGCCAAATCTTACAGCGGCAAACATCACCTGAAGACTCAGATTATCTTCCCCAGCCATTAGAACGCTCATAA